The Thermotoga sp. Ku-13t genomic sequence AACGAATCCCTCCCACGTTTTCATTGGATTTTCTCCACCTCAGAGACCCTCACCGTCACTGGTGTCTCTCTACCGAAGATGGTGACGGCCACCCTGAGTTCTTGTTTCATAGGATCTATTTCTTTCACGACTCCGGCGAAGTCTTCGAACGGGCCATAGGTGATCTTCACCACGTCTCCGACCTTTATGTCCATCTCGACGCGCACGGGCTTTGCTTTTTCTTCAAACGATTCGATACCCGCAAGCCTCAGGATCGCTCTCGCTTCACGTTGTTTCAATTCAAGCGGCTGGCCACCAGATGCAACGAAATCTATTATTCCTGGTACGGTTCTTGCGAATTGCCAGGTGTCGTCGTTCATCATCATTTCAACGAATATGTAGCCTGGAAACATTCTCTTCTTCTGGGTTTTGGCTATTCTTATTTCTTTGCGTGTCCCCAGATCCACAACTTCTACCCTTCCATTCATGGTAGAGTATATTTTTCTACCTTCGGCGAGCAGTTCCCCATTCCTAACTTGCTTGCCCTTGTAAGCCTTGTTCGCATCGTAGAGCTCGTAAGGAATGTGATAAACATCTATCTCTCCATCTTCGCGTTGAACTTCCACACGTTTGACGCGTTCGTTCTCGATCACTTTACCATCGATCTCGCATATGTATTCAGCATCTTGAGTGAGTGGCATTCCCTGTCTTATGCGTGCGCCAACTTTGATGCCACTCACCAGTTTCGAACTTTCTGGTACGAAGTACGTTTTGGAGTATTTCTTGTCGATGGTCTCTATGGTTATCTTCCTGTAGTTCTTCACAGACACAATGGTCCCGCTGTGCCTGGCATGAACCGCGGGTTCCTCCGAGAGAAGATCACCTTTTTTGACGTCCGAGCCGGTTTTCACGTACAACTTTGCGTTCGGGGACACCGAGAACCTCTTCAAAGACTTGCCAGTTGCATCTATTATGGTTTCCTCGGGAATGACGATACGGCCGAAGAACCTCTCATAACCGGCAGATTTGATCTTGGTTTCCAGATTCTCCTTTGCGCTCTCTTCTTGACCGGCTATAGTCCTGAGTATGTACCATTTTTTTCTCATTCACATCACCCGATACCGAGCGCGCGCAGGATCGCCCTCACCCCACCGGACAGAGCGAGGTCCAGCAGGAAGAAATAGATACCCATCACTGCGAGGATCAATATGACAACGGAAGTTGAGACCAAAAGTTCTTGTCTGTTTGGCCAGTGGGTCTTCTTCGCTTCTCCCCACACTTCCCGAAAGAACTTTCTGAGTTTTTCCACAGATTATCCCTCCGACTGGCACAAAAAATTGGCAGGGCCGGCAGGACTCGAACCTGCAACCGCCGATTTTGGAGACCGGCGCTCTACCCAGTTGAGCTACGGCCCTGCGCTCATTTCGTTTCGACGTGCTCCGTATGCTTGTTGCAGTTCGGACAGTACTTTCTGAGACTCAGTTTGGTTTTCTTGGTGTTGTTCTTCTCGGTGTAGTAGTTTTTATGACCACACACGGAACACTTCAAAGCTATTTTAACTCTCATTCCTTACACCTCTTTCGTCGAAAGATGCTGGTGGTGAGGGGAGGATTCGAACCTCCGAAGGCAATCCGCCAGCGGATTTACAGTCCGCCCCCTTAGGCCACTCGGGCACCTCACCACCTCGCGGGCTGGAGCCAGCGAAGGGACTCGAACCCCCAACCTGCTGATTACAAGTCAGCCGCTCTGCCGATTGAGCTACGCTGGCCCGTGGCCCTGAAAATTATATGCAAAATAACACCGTGTTGTCAATGATCGACCGCAATGATTAAAATACTACAAATCCACACCTTTTGCTATTAAATATTCGTTAGCTCAAAGTTGCGATTCATCTCAGGAAAGGCTCCAACTCTCCGATGACGAAATCCAGATTGAGCCTCTTCAACGTTTCGATGGTCGGCACACCCCGCTCGTCCCAGCCGCGAATCCTGTAATATTCGCTCAGGAGCCGATCGTACTGCTCCGGGTCCAGGTGCTGGCCATCCACACCGTCCTGGAACCATCGTTTTGGTGGATAATCCATCTTTCGATCCCAGTTTCCCTTGAATTCCCTCACCCAGTAGGACCTTATCAAGGTGTAAATCCTGTCTGCGGCCAAGAAGATGTCATCCAGAGTGTAGTTCTTACCAACGATGCTGCTCAGAATCTTTGCGTACCATTCCAGATCGAGCCCGAGTTCGACCCACGGCAATCTGCAGGCTGTGAGCATCTCGAACATACCACCCCTGATCCTCTGCTGCTCCACGACTTTCTTTGCTTTTTCCGGAGAGTAATCCACCACGTATTCCTTGCCCGTCGACTCTTCCATGGGTGTCGAGCCGATCTCCCACGCTATGACCCACGCTTCCTTGTGGTGTGCACCGATGGCGCAGGTTCCATAGGCGAGAGCCATCGCCGGGTATATGTAGCAGTTGTAGGCGGAAACTTCCAGGCCTTTCACGTGCATCGCGATGTCTTCAAGACCGAGTTGTTCGGATGCTTTCTTGACCCCCTCAGCCAGGAGCTTGCCCACTTCGTCCTGTTTGAACACGATTCTTTTCGTCAGTTCTACTGCGCCCTCGTAATCTCCGAATTTTGGACAATCCTTAAGCACACCACGTTCGGCCGCTTCCATGGCGAATCCTAAAACGGCTCCGAGGGAAATGGTATCGACGCCATATTCGTCTGCCAGCCTGTTGATATGTGCCACCCTGTTCAGGAAAGCTATCCCGGTGTTCGGGCCCAGCATCCCTACGTTCTCGTAGTCCAGTTCGCTCTCTTTTCCTTCGATGTCCAGCACGACGTTTCCACAGATCATGTTGCAGTTGGGACAGCCTCTTCTCGAGATTTTCATAGCCTCCATAGCGTAACCGTCTACGGTCCTGGCGTACTCGAACCTGACCTGCGAGAAATTCCTCGTTGGAAGCGCCCTGTTCTTGTTCGCCCATTCGACGGTGGCCATGGTTCCCTGACGTATCCAGAAATTGTACGCCGGCAGGGTGGGAATCAACTTGAACACTTCACGGGTGTATCTTTCGAAGTTCTCTTTATCTTTAACCTTGACATCCTTCGTGCCTCGAACGACTATCGCCTTCAGTTTCTTGCTTCCCATCACCGCACCAATGCCGGGTCTTCCACCCGCCCTTCCTTCTTGAGATATCACGACCGCATACTTCACCAGGTTTTCTCCTGCAGGTCCGATGCTCAAAACGCCCACGTTACCGTGAACCTGCTTCAACCTCTTTTCCGTTTCGAAAGTGGACAGTCCCCAGAGGCCCTCAGCACTCATTATGTGCACATCGTCGTCGTCCACGTAGAGGTACACAGGCCTGTCAGAAGCACCCTCAACGATGATAGCCATGTAACCTGCCTTTCTCAGATACATCGACACCATGGTTCCGATGTTGCCATCGCCGTAACCACCAGTGAGGGGACTCTTCGCCGCCACGACGAGTTTTCCTCCGCTCGGCGTTCTGAGCCCGTTGAACGGTCCTGCGGCAACTATCAGCTTGTTGTCCGGAGAAAGGGGATCGACGTTTTTGACCTCATCCCAGAGGATCTTGGCTGCCAGACCGCGTCCACCTATGAACCAATCCAGAACTTTTTCATCGATGGGTTCCTTCGTGATTTTCTTCGTCGTGAGATTGACCCGCAGTATCATTGAATCAGCCCCCTTGTTAATTTTTTCGCGTGATTATTCTACCACGAGGTCGCTTATAATCTGTGCAGTGGAGGTGGCACGTTGTACCTACAGGATGTGATAGCAAAACTCAACGAATACTGGGCTTCGCTCGGCTGCATGATCGATCAACCTTACGATCTCGAAGTCGGCGCGGGTACGTTCCACCCATCGACGTTTTTCGGCTGCCTGAGAGAGGGAGAATGGAAGGTCGCGTTCGTTCAACCGAGCCGTCGACCCACGGATGGAAGATACGGAGAAAACCCGAACAGGTTACAGAGGTACTTTCAATACCAAGTCATCATCAAACCCTCCCCGGAGAACGCGCAGAAGGTTTATCTGGATTCTTTAACGGCGCTGGGTATTGATCTGAAAAAGCACGACGTTCGCTTCATTGAGGATAACTGGGAATCACCGACGCTCGGCGCCTGGGGTGTTGGATGGGAAGTGTGGCTCGATGGCATGGAGATCACGCAGTTCACTTACTTCCAGCAGATAGGTGGTATAAGTTTGAAGTCGATCCCCCTCGAGATCACTTATGGTCTTGAAAGGATCGCGATGTATCTGCAAGGCAAGAGCAACATCTTCGAAGTCATGTGGAACGAGAAAATATCCTACGGAGAACTTTACAAAGAGAACGAAAGACAGTTCTCCGAATACAATTTTGAGTCTGCAGACGTGGAAAAGCTCTTCACGCTCTACGAAATTTTCTCCTCCGAATTCGAATCGCAGATAAGATCGGGTCGGTATCTGGTTGCCTACGACTACATGGCGAAGTGCTCGCACATCTTCAACCTCCTGGATGCGAGGAACGCGTTCAGTGTGACGCAAAGACAAGAGTTCATAAGGTCGATACGATCGATGGCCAGGCGCTGTGCAGAGGCTTTCAGAGGAGGGAACTGAATGGAAAACTGGGTCCTGTTCGAACTCGGTGTCGAAGAACTGCCCGCGAGTGAAATGGATTCGATAAAGCAACAACTGAGCGAGCTCGTTCCAAATTTGCTCAACGAAGCCCGTGTAGGCTTTGACTCGTACGAGGTGTTCGTGACGAACCGAAGGATCGCCGTGCGTTTGAAAAACGTTGCGGATAGACAACAAGATATGGTGATAGAAAAGCGTGGACCATCGGAAACAATTGCATTCTCCAACGGTCAGCCGACGAAGGCACTCCTTGGGTTTTTATCGTCGAATGGAGCTAGCTTGGAAGACGTTTTCGTGAAAGATGGATACGTACACATAAGGAAGTCCGTTGAAGGTAAACACATACGGCAGATAATTCCCGAGGTGCTCGTTAAACTCGTGGCTGGGTTGAAATTCACCAAACCGATGCGCTGGGGAGATGGAAACTTCGAATTCGTCAGACCTGTCAAATGGGTTCTTGCGTTGCTGAACAACGAGTTGATTCCCCTGGAGATTTTCGGCAAAAAATCCGATAAGCGCACTATGTCTCATCCTTATCTGGAGAGGTGGATCGATGTCGAACATCCCAAAGATTACGTTGGTTTGTTGAGAGAGAACCTGGTGCTCGTCGAGGAGAGTGAGAGGAAAAAATCGATCGAAAAACAGCTGGCTGAGATAGAAAAAGAATTCGCACTTGTTTGCGAAAGAGACCCCGCGCTCATCGAAAAGGTTTGCAAGATCACGGAATGGCCGCAGGCCATCGTTGGAAGGTTCAGCGAGAAATTCCTTCAATTACCTCAAGAGCTGATAACAGTCACCGTGAAGCACCACCTAAGCGCTTTCTCAACGAGCAGAGACGGTAAACTCACACCTTATTTCGTCGCTTTCATCGACAGGCCGAAAAACGATTCTCACGTCATCGTGAAAGGTTACGAGAACGTGGTGAACGCGAGACTTGAGGACGCCCGTTATTACTTCGATATAGATAGAAGATACAGACTCGAAGATTTCAACGAGAAACTGAAGCAGATGGTCTTTCAGAAAGAGCTCGGAACGCTGTACGACAAGGTGCTTCGAATCAAGTCTCTGGTCTGTTACCTCGTCGAGAAGCTGTCTAAACGTTCCATTCTCGACAAGGCCCTGCGTGCCGCTGAGCTGAGCAAAGCTGATACGGCGACGCATGTCGTGTACGAATTTCCAGAGTTGCAGGGTGTCATCGGAAGGATCTACGCGGAGCTGGACGGCGAGGATAAGTCCGTCGCGTTCGCTCTGCAGGACCAGTACTCGCAGGAACCCGAGAGCGAACTCGGTGCACTGATCGGTGTGTGCGACAGGGTGGACACCATCGTGGGTAACATCGCGATAGGTAATCTGCCAAGTGGATCGAAGGATCCTTACGGTTTGAGGACCAAAGCTGATACGATCTACTCGTCGATCGTTCGTTTCGGATGGGACATCGATCTTTCCGAACTGTTACTCGAGTCAACGAGATATTTGAATGTGGAATTCGATGAAGAAAAATTGTTCGAATTCATGAAATCTCGTTTCTACGCTTTTCTCATATCTCAGGACTTACCGTTCGATATTGCGCGCGCCGTGAACCACCTTTGGTCCAGACCTCTGCGCGGTCATCTGTCTGCCAGATCTCTCATGAAGGCGTGCCAAAGTGAGGATTTCAACAACGTCGCCATAGGTTTTGAAAGGGTGCACAACATCACAAAGAATCACGACAATAAGCACTTCGACGGTGCCCTTTTCGAAGAACAGGCAGAGATAGACCTGTTGAACCAGTTCGTATCCGTAAAGCCGAGAGTGATAGAAAGTATATCGAAACTCGACTACGACGAAGCGATCAGATACCTATCCTCTCTGAAACCCTACATAGACAGGTACTTCGACGAAGTGTTCGTCATGGTCGATCGTGAGGACATCAGGCGCAACAGGCTCGGTTTCCTCAAGAATATCGACGAACTGTTCATGCTCGTTGGCGATCTGACACACCTTGTGAGAAGAGATTGAATTTCATTCCTGAGAGGAAGACGTCCAGTAGTTAGGTGCCTCCCGCGTGATTATTATGTCGTGAGGGTGACTTTCTCTCAAACCTGCAAGAGTTACCCTCACGAATTTTGCTTTTTTCCTCAGTTCGTCAAGGTTCCGAGCGCCAACGTAACCCATCCCAGATTTCAAACCTCCAACGAGCTGGTGCACGACGTCTTTCACGGTTCCTTTGTAGGGTACCATGCCTTCGACACCTTCGGGTACCAGCTTCGCGTTCCCGCTCTGAAAGTACCTGTCCGCGCTACCCCTCCTCATGGCCGACTCGCTGCCCATGCCACGGTAAGCTTTGTATTTGCGTCCCTGATACAGAATCGTTTCTCCAGGTGCCTCTTCGGTTCCAGCGAATATGCTACCGATCATGACCGAATCAGCACCGGCGGCCAGTGCTTTGACGATGTCTCCCGAGTATCTGATGCCTCCATCGGCTATCAATGTCACTCCAAGTTCCCGCGCCACTTTTGCGCACTCCACGATCGCTGTGAACTGTGGAACACCCACGCCCGCCACGACGCGTGTGGTGCAGATTGAACCGGGTCCCACTCCCACCTTCACCCCATCGGCGCCGGCTTCGACAAGAGCTCTGACAGCTTCGGCGGTGGCGACGTTTCCCGCAACCAGAGGCAGGTCTGGAAAGTTCTGTTTTATTTTCTTCACAGTTTCGATGACTTTCTTCGAATGACCGTGCGCGGTATCGACGACTATGAAATCGACCTGCGCATCCTTCAAAGCCTGAACCCTCGCGAGTACGTCGTCACCCGTTCCAACGGCTGCCCCAACGATGAGTCTGCCTTTGCTGTCACGCGCCGCGTTGGGATGTTCGATCACGCTCATGATGTCCTTGATAGTTATGAGCCCAACCAGTCTGTCTCCGTCATCCACCAGGGGAAGTTTTTCGATCCTGTATCTGTGAAGTATCTGTTTAGCTTCTTCCAGACTGACGTTTGGCTTCGCAACGATGAGCTTGGAGCGGGGAGTCATGAGCAGCTTAACGGGTTTGGAAAGATCGGTTTCGAACCTGATGTCCCTGTTCGTTATGAGGCCCAGAAGTTTCATGCGTTCATCCACGACTGGCAGGCCACCTATCTTGTACGTGGACATCAACCTCAAAGCCTGTGCCACGCTTTCCTCCGGACCCACTGTGATCGGATCGTAAATGACCCCATTCTCGGCCCTCTTGACGATGCTGACCTGGTGTGCCTGTTCTTCTATGGGCATGTTTCTATGTATGACACCCACGCCACCCTCACGGGCGAGCGCTTTGGCGAGTGCCGCTTCGGTCACGGTGTCCATGGCCGCACTGACCAGTGGAATGTTGATCCATACGTCTTTGACGAGTCTGGTCCTCACGTCAACCTCGGATGGCAACACATCGCTGTACTGCGGAACTAGAAGAACATCATCGAACGTGAGAGCTTCTTCGTATCTCAAAGGGACACCTCCTTCTGGTATTATGTTTTTTAGGATTATAACATTGGCTTTGGAAAGAAGGGGTGAAAGTTTGAAGGCAATCTTTGTGAAAATCTTTGGCCACGTCCAAGGGGTTGGTTTCAGACACTTCACTTACAGGATCGCGAAGAGGTTGAACGTAAAAGGTTACGTGAGGAACGCCGAGGACGGCACGGTGGAAATCCACGCGGAAGGCGATGAAGAAACTCTGGAACAATTTCTGGCGCAGGTGAGCAGGGGACCAACCATGGCCGTTGTGACCGACGTTTGTGTCGAGGAAATACCAGTCCAGGGATACGAAGATTTCGAAATAGTCCATTGAGGTGACGAGTATGTTCGTAAGCTTTGAAGGCATCGATGGGAGCGGCAAGGGTACTCAGGTCAGTCTGTTCATGGATTATCTCAGTAAAAAGGGAGTAGATTTCGTTTACGTGAGAGAACCTGGTAGTACTCCGCTGGGGGAACAGATCAGGAATATCTTGCTGTTTTCAGAAGAGATCACTCCGAAGGCGGAGCTATTGATGTTTCTCGCAAGCCGGGCCCAGATGGTAGAAAGAGTTGTGAAACCTGCTCTCGCGCTGGAAAAGATTGTCATCGCCGATAGGTTCATCGATTCCAGTGTTGCATACCAGGGTTTTGCCAGAGGGCTGGGAGTCGAGCTGGTCAAGAAGTTGAACGATTTCGC encodes the following:
- the nusG gene encoding transcription termination/antitermination protein NusG, whose translation is MRKKWYILRTIAGQEESAKENLETKIKSAGYERFFGRIVIPEETIIDATGKSLKRFSVSPNAKLYVKTGSDVKKGDLLSEEPAVHARHSGTIVSVKNYRKITIETIDKKYSKTYFVPESSKLVSGIKVGARIRQGMPLTQDAEYICEIDGKVIENERVKRVEVQREDGEIDVYHIPYELYDANKAYKGKQVRNGELLAEGRKIYSTMNGRVEVVDLGTRKEIRIAKTQKKRMFPGYIFVEMMMNDDTWQFARTVPGIIDFVASGGQPLELKQREARAILRLAGIESFEEKAKPVRVEMDIKVGDVVKITYGPFEDFAGVVKEIDPMKQELRVAVTIFGRETPVTVRVSEVEKIQ
- the secE gene encoding preprotein translocase subunit SecE, which translates into the protein MEKLRKFFREVWGEAKKTHWPNRQELLVSTSVVILILAVMGIYFFLLDLALSGGVRAILRALGIG
- the rpmG gene encoding 50S ribosomal protein L33, which gives rise to MRVKIALKCSVCGHKNYYTEKNNTKKTKLSLRKYCPNCNKHTEHVETK
- a CDS encoding aldehyde ferredoxin oxidoreductase family protein; protein product: MILRVNLTTKKITKEPIDEKVLDWFIGGRGLAAKILWDEVKNVDPLSPDNKLIVAAGPFNGLRTPSGGKLVVAAKSPLTGGYGDGNIGTMVSMYLRKAGYMAIIVEGASDRPVYLYVDDDDVHIMSAEGLWGLSTFETEKRLKQVHGNVGVLSIGPAGENLVKYAVVISQEGRAGGRPGIGAVMGSKKLKAIVVRGTKDVKVKDKENFERYTREVFKLIPTLPAYNFWIRQGTMATVEWANKNRALPTRNFSQVRFEYARTVDGYAMEAMKISRRGCPNCNMICGNVVLDIEGKESELDYENVGMLGPNTGIAFLNRVAHINRLADEYGVDTISLGAVLGFAMEAAERGVLKDCPKFGDYEGAVELTKRIVFKQDEVGKLLAEGVKKASEQLGLEDIAMHVKGLEVSAYNCYIYPAMALAYGTCAIGAHHKEAWVIAWEIGSTPMEESTGKEYVVDYSPEKAKKVVEQQRIRGGMFEMLTACRLPWVELGLDLEWYAKILSSIVGKNYTLDDIFLAADRIYTLIRSYWVREFKGNWDRKMDYPPKRWFQDGVDGQHLDPEQYDRLLSEYYRIRGWDERGVPTIETLKRLNLDFVIGELEPFLR
- a CDS encoding glycine--tRNA ligase subunit alpha, with the translated sequence MYLQDVIAKLNEYWASLGCMIDQPYDLEVGAGTFHPSTFFGCLREGEWKVAFVQPSRRPTDGRYGENPNRLQRYFQYQVIIKPSPENAQKVYLDSLTALGIDLKKHDVRFIEDNWESPTLGAWGVGWEVWLDGMEITQFTYFQQIGGISLKSIPLEITYGLERIAMYLQGKSNIFEVMWNEKISYGELYKENERQFSEYNFESADVEKLFTLYEIFSSEFESQIRSGRYLVAYDYMAKCSHIFNLLDARNAFSVTQRQEFIRSIRSMARRCAEAFRGGN
- the glyS gene encoding glycine--tRNA ligase subunit beta, whose product is MENWVLFELGVEELPASEMDSIKQQLSELVPNLLNEARVGFDSYEVFVTNRRIAVRLKNVADRQQDMVIEKRGPSETIAFSNGQPTKALLGFLSSNGASLEDVFVKDGYVHIRKSVEGKHIRQIIPEVLVKLVAGLKFTKPMRWGDGNFEFVRPVKWVLALLNNELIPLEIFGKKSDKRTMSHPYLERWIDVEHPKDYVGLLRENLVLVEESERKKSIEKQLAEIEKEFALVCERDPALIEKVCKITEWPQAIVGRFSEKFLQLPQELITVTVKHHLSAFSTSRDGKLTPYFVAFIDRPKNDSHVIVKGYENVVNARLEDARYYFDIDRRYRLEDFNEKLKQMVFQKELGTLYDKVLRIKSLVCYLVEKLSKRSILDKALRAAELSKADTATHVVYEFPELQGVIGRIYAELDGEDKSVAFALQDQYSQEPESELGALIGVCDRVDTIVGNIAIGNLPSGSKDPYGLRTKADTIYSSIVRFGWDIDLSELLLESTRYLNVEFDEEKLFEFMKSRFYAFLISQDLPFDIARAVNHLWSRPLRGHLSARSLMKACQSEDFNNVAIGFERVHNITKNHDNKHFDGALFEEQAEIDLLNQFVSVKPRVIESISKLDYDEAIRYLSSLKPYIDRYFDEVFVMVDREDIRRNRLGFLKNIDELFMLVGDLTHLVRRD
- the guaB gene encoding IMP dehydrogenase, with amino-acid sequence MRYEEALTFDDVLLVPQYSDVLPSEVDVRTRLVKDVWINIPLVSAAMDTVTEAALAKALAREGGVGVIHRNMPIEEQAHQVSIVKRAENGVIYDPITVGPEESVAQALRLMSTYKIGGLPVVDERMKLLGLITNRDIRFETDLSKPVKLLMTPRSKLIVAKPNVSLEEAKQILHRYRIEKLPLVDDGDRLVGLITIKDIMSVIEHPNAARDSKGRLIVGAAVGTGDDVLARVQALKDAQVDFIVVDTAHGHSKKVIETVKKIKQNFPDLPLVAGNVATAEAVRALVEAGADGVKVGVGPGSICTTRVVAGVGVPQFTAIVECAKVARELGVTLIADGGIRYSGDIVKALAAGADSVMIGSIFAGTEEAPGETILYQGRKYKAYRGMGSESAMRRGSADRYFQSGNAKLVPEGVEGMVPYKGTVKDVVHQLVGGLKSGMGYVGARNLDELRKKAKFVRVTLAGLRESHPHDIIITREAPNYWTSSSQE
- a CDS encoding acylphosphatase — encoded protein: MKAIFVKIFGHVQGVGFRHFTYRIAKRLNVKGYVRNAEDGTVEIHAEGDEETLEQFLAQVSRGPTMAVVTDVCVEEIPVQGYEDFEIVH
- the tmk gene encoding dTMP kinase translates to MFVSFEGIDGSGKGTQVSLFMDYLSKKGVDFVYVREPGSTPLGEQIRNILLFSEEITPKAELLMFLASRAQMVERVVKPALALEKIVIADRFIDSSVAYQGFARGLGVELVKKLNDFATGGLKPDLTFYIDVPVEVAMVRKKQLDRIETEGEEFLRKVRQAYLSLVKEEPERFVLIDGNADQLTVHRKIVEEFEKRRKG